The proteins below are encoded in one region of Clostridium fermenticellae:
- the fba gene encoding class II fructose-1,6-bisphosphate aldolase, giving the protein MALVTTRDMFKKAYEGNYAIGAFNINNMEIIQGVVNGAKAENSPVILQVSSGALKYAGPKYLKAMVDAAIADTGLDIALHLDHGPDFETVKLAIETGFTSVMFDGSHLPYEENIAKTKEIVEYAHDHSVVVEAELGVLAGVEDDVKSDVHIYTDPDQAKDFVEKTGVDSLAIAIGTSHGAYKFTGEAKLRFDILEEIQNKLPGFPIVLHGASSVDPESVETCNKFGGNIAGAKGVPNEMLRKASSMAVCKINMDTDIRLAMTASVRKVFGENPKEFDPRKYLGPARDNIQKLVQYKIKNVLGSSNKL; this is encoded by the coding sequence ATGGCATTGGTTACTACTAGAGATATGTTTAAAAAAGCGTATGAAGGAAATTATGCAATAGGAGCTTTTAATATAAACAACATGGAAATTATACAGGGTGTTGTTAATGGAGCAAAAGCTGAAAATTCTCCTGTAATCCTTCAAGTTTCGTCTGGTGCATTAAAATATGCAGGTCCAAAATATTTGAAAGCTATGGTTGATGCTGCAATTGCAGATACCGGATTAGATATCGCACTTCACCTGGACCATGGCCCTGATTTTGAGACTGTAAAACTTGCTATAGAAACTGGTTTTACTTCTGTAATGTTCGACGGTTCTCATCTGCCATATGAAGAAAACATAGCTAAAACTAAAGAAATCGTAGAATATGCTCATGATCATAGTGTTGTTGTTGAAGCTGAACTTGGAGTTCTGGCTGGTGTAGAGGATGATGTTAAGAGCGATGTTCATATATACACAGACCCAGATCAGGCAAAGGATTTTGTAGAAAAAACTGGTGTGGATTCACTCGCTATAGCCATAGGAACAAGCCATGGCGCATACAAATTTACTGGAGAAGCAAAATTAAGATTTGATATACTCGAAGAAATACAAAATAAATTACCCGGTTTCCCAATAGTTCTTCACGGTGCATCTTCAGTAGATCCAGAGTCTGTTGAAACCTGCAATAAATTTGGTGGAAATATAGCAGGTGCCAAAGGCGTTCCAAATGAAATGCTTAGAAAAGCTTCTTCAATGGCAGTATGTAAAATAAATATGGATACTGATATAAGACTTGCAATGACTGCTTCTGTAAGAAAAGTGTTTGGTGAAAACCCAAAGGAATTTGATCCTAGAAAATACTTAGGTCCTGCAAGAGATAATATACAAAAATTAGTTCAATATAAGATTAAAAATGTTTTAGGTTCAAGTAACAAACTGTAA
- a CDS encoding DUF5685 family protein, with the protein MFGYVTPCKMELKIKDYEKFKAYYCGLCKSIKTNIGNIPRFSLNYDMTFLAILLDSIYGEKTSYSKITCSIHVLKKKIIVNENNCLKYAAFCNIILSYYKLLDNINDDSSFKSRVFSIFLKKYVQNVPPYLNGHLDYIKEELNNLNTIESLNKSCESIDKVSHPFAKLIGFILSSYKNDENKPNLYWLGYNLGKWIYIIDAWDDLENDIKGKKFNAINACFNKSNDDYKTFSKSIERQIDFTLVSCASECLATLNKLPLKRNEDLLYNILQLGLMEKMDKVFKRSVYNNEKSI; encoded by the coding sequence ATGTTTGGCTATGTTACTCCATGTAAAATGGAGCTTAAAATTAAAGATTATGAAAAGTTTAAAGCTTATTACTGCGGACTATGCAAATCAATAAAAACTAATATTGGCAATATCCCAAGATTTTCACTTAATTATGACATGACATTCTTAGCTATACTGCTTGATTCTATTTATGGTGAAAAAACATCATATAGTAAAATAACATGTTCTATTCATGTTTTAAAGAAAAAAATCATAGTTAATGAAAATAACTGTTTAAAATATGCGGCATTTTGTAATATAATCCTGAGTTATTACAAACTTCTGGATAATATTAACGATGATTCATCATTTAAAAGTAGAGTCTTTTCCATATTCTTAAAAAAATATGTACAAAATGTTCCACCATACTTAAATGGACATTTAGACTATATAAAAGAAGAGTTAAATAACTTAAATACAATTGAATCCTTAAATAAAAGTTGTGAATCAATAGATAAGGTTTCCCATCCATTTGCCAAACTTATAGGTTTTATTTTATCATCATATAAAAATGACGAAAATAAACCCAATTTATATTGGCTCGGTTATAACCTCGGAAAATGGATCTATATAATAGATGCCTGGGACGATTTAGAAAATGACATTAAGGGCAAAAAATTTAATGCAATAAATGCTTGTTTTAATAAATCCAACGATGATTATAAAACCTTTTCTAAAAGTATAGAAAGACAGATTGACTTTACATTGGTTTCTTGTGCCTCTGAGTGCTTAGCCACCTTAAATAAATTACCTTTAAAAAGAAATGAAGACTTACTATACAATATACTACAACTTGGATTAATGGAAAAAATGGATAAAGTATTTAAAAGGAGTGTTTACAACAATGAAAAATCCATATGA
- a CDS encoding J domain-containing protein translates to MKNPYETLGVNENASKDEIKSAYRKLAKKFHPDQYGNNPLKDLAEEKMREINEAYDYLMKNSPQSSSYSGSGNSSNSYNGSNTYSEIEMDIRNGNFAFAEQKLNKITTRNAEWNYLMGLVNLKRGWYNDALNNLNNACRLEPYNMKYREALNQLNNSNRSYREPYYNNRRGNSDMCDMCATLYCMDACCECNGGDFIGCC, encoded by the coding sequence ATGAAAAATCCATATGAAACACTTGGAGTAAATGAAAATGCATCAAAGGATGAAATAAAGAGTGCTTATAGAAAGCTAGCCAAAAAATTTCATCCTGATCAATATGGCAACAATCCACTTAAAGATCTTGCTGAGGAAAAAATGAGAGAAATAAATGAAGCTTATGACTACCTTATGAAAAATTCACCACAAAGTAGCAGTTATTCAGGCAGTGGTAATAGTTCTAATTCTTACAATGGCTCAAATACATATTCTGAAATAGAAATGGATATCAGAAATGGCAATTTTGCTTTTGCCGAACAGAAATTAAATAAAATAACCACACGGAATGCCGAATGGAACTATCTTATGGGATTAGTCAATCTTAAACGCGGATGGTATAACGATGCTTTAAACAACTTAAATAATGCCTGCAGACTTGAACCCTATAATATGAAATACAGAGAAGCTTTAAATCAACTGAATAATTCAAATAGATCTTACAGAGAACCTTACTACAATAACAGAAGAGGAAATTCTGATATGTGTGATATGTGTGCAACTCTTTATTGTATGGATGCATGTTGTGAATGCAATGGTGGAGATTTTATAGGTTGTTGTTAA
- the leuS gene encoding leucine--tRNA ligase, which produces MGNYSTNIDKKWQKKWEESELYKFDEKNPGEKLYTLEMFSYPSGSKLHAGHWFNYGPVDSWARMKKMQGYNVFQPMGFDAFGLPAENYAIKTGIHPKDSTMKNIDTMEKQLKSMGAMFNWENEVITCLPEYYKWNQWLFLQLYKHGLAYRSKAPVNWCPSCNTVLANEQVIDGKCERCSTEVVRKDLTQWFLKITNYADELLEKLDDLDWPQKTKAMQRHWIGKSKGAEVTFKIADSNLNFKVFTTRVDTLFGVTYAVLAPENKLVDQITTPEYKDAVEEYKKQAKAQSEIERQSLSREKTGVFTGSYAINPINNRKVPIWVADYVLSTYGTGAVMAVPAHDERDFDFATKYKLPIERVIEGGDLPYVKHGKMINSGEFTGLFTDEGKEAIVTKLSKDDLGGWKINYRLRDWLISRQRYWGTPIPIIYCDDCGIVPVPEDELPVELPYDVEFSPDGKSPLSKSEKFMNTTCPICGKPARREADTLDTFVCSSWYYLRYVDNKNSEKPFDTEKVNRMLPVDMYVGGPEHACMHLLYARFITKALRDMGYINFDEPFSSLRHQGLILGPDGQKMSKSKGNTISPDDYIQKFGADVFRMYLMFGFDYSEGGAWSDDGINSMSRYIDKIGRLLSSCKDEIKNPKNNTTSFGSAEKDLNYVRNFSIHSISHDAAKFQFNTSIARLMEYTNAISKYLSEDIKNAKFLKDCIIDFLKLLAPFAPHFAEEQWEIQDMPYSIFNQKWPEFDANALIKDEVEIAIQINGKIRAKMNIPTDLSEDDIRKISIKNEIINKDLENKEIKKIIVVKGRLVNIVAK; this is translated from the coding sequence ATGGGAAACTACAGTACTAATATTGATAAAAAATGGCAAAAAAAATGGGAAGAATCTGAATTATATAAATTTGATGAAAAAAATCCTGGAGAGAAACTTTATACTTTAGAGATGTTCTCCTATCCTTCTGGAAGTAAACTTCATGCAGGACACTGGTTTAATTATGGTCCAGTAGATTCATGGGCAAGGATGAAAAAAATGCAGGGATACAATGTATTTCAGCCAATGGGTTTTGATGCATTTGGACTTCCTGCAGAAAACTACGCTATAAAAACAGGAATTCATCCTAAAGATTCAACAATGAAGAATATAGATACTATGGAAAAGCAATTAAAATCCATGGGTGCCATGTTTAACTGGGAAAATGAAGTAATAACATGTCTTCCCGAATACTACAAATGGAATCAATGGTTATTCCTACAATTATATAAACATGGATTGGCATACAGAAGTAAAGCTCCAGTAAATTGGTGCCCTAGCTGCAACACTGTTCTTGCTAATGAACAAGTAATTGACGGCAAATGTGAAAGATGCAGTACAGAGGTAGTTAGAAAAGATTTGACTCAATGGTTCTTAAAAATTACAAACTATGCAGATGAACTACTTGAAAAATTAGATGATCTTGATTGGCCGCAAAAAACAAAAGCTATGCAAAGACATTGGATCGGAAAATCAAAGGGTGCAGAAGTAACATTTAAAATTGCCGATTCAAATTTGAATTTCAAAGTATTTACAACCAGGGTTGATACACTATTTGGAGTTACATATGCTGTTTTAGCTCCTGAAAACAAGTTAGTTGATCAAATAACAACTCCAGAATATAAAGATGCTGTTGAAGAATATAAAAAACAAGCAAAAGCTCAATCTGAAATTGAAAGACAATCCTTATCAAGAGAAAAAACTGGTGTATTTACAGGTTCATATGCTATAAATCCTATAAATAATAGAAAAGTTCCTATCTGGGTTGCAGACTATGTATTAAGTACATATGGAACAGGTGCTGTAATGGCAGTTCCCGCTCATGATGAAAGAGATTTTGATTTTGCTACAAAATACAAACTTCCTATAGAAAGAGTAATTGAGGGAGGAGATCTTCCATATGTAAAACACGGTAAAATGATAAACAGCGGTGAATTTACCGGATTGTTTACAGATGAAGGCAAAGAAGCTATCGTTACAAAACTTTCAAAAGATGATTTAGGAGGATGGAAAATAAATTACAGGTTGAGAGATTGGTTAATCTCAAGGCAGAGATATTGGGGAACTCCTATTCCTATAATTTATTGTGATGACTGCGGAATTGTCCCTGTACCGGAAGATGAGCTTCCTGTTGAATTACCATATGATGTAGAATTTTCTCCTGATGGTAAATCTCCACTTTCAAAGTCAGAAAAGTTTATGAATACTACTTGTCCTATATGTGGAAAACCTGCTAGAAGAGAAGCGGATACACTAGATACTTTTGTATGTTCCTCATGGTATTACTTAAGATATGTTGACAACAAAAACAGTGAAAAACCTTTTGATACCGAAAAAGTAAATAGAATGCTTCCAGTAGACATGTATGTTGGCGGCCCTGAGCATGCTTGTATGCATCTCTTATATGCCAGATTCATAACTAAGGCTTTAAGAGATATGGGCTATATCAATTTTGATGAACCATTTTCATCACTAAGACATCAGGGATTAATATTAGGTCCCGATGGACAAAAAATGAGTAAATCTAAGGGAAATACAATTTCACCGGACGATTATATACAAAAATTTGGTGCAGATGTATTCAGAATGTATTTAATGTTCGGTTTTGATTATAGTGAAGGCGGTGCCTGGAGTGATGATGGCATAAACTCTATGTCAAGATATATAGATAAAATAGGGAGATTGTTAAGTTCCTGCAAAGATGAGATAAAAAATCCTAAAAACAATACTACAAGCTTTGGCAGTGCAGAAAAGGACTTGAATTATGTAAGAAATTTCTCAATTCATTCTATTTCACATGATGCGGCAAAATTCCAGTTTAATACTTCTATAGCCAGACTTATGGAATATACAAATGCAATTTCAAAATATCTATCGGAAGATATTAAAAATGCTAAATTTTTAAAGGATTGTATTATAGATTTCTTAAAACTTTTAGCTCCATTTGCGCCTCATTTTGCCGAGGAACAATGGGAAATTCAAGATATGCCATATTCAATTTTTAATCAAAAATGGCCAGAATTCGATGCTAATGCATTAATAAAGGATGAAGTTGAAATTGCTATTCAAATCAATGGTAAAATAAGAGCAAAAATGAATATACCAACTGATTTATCTGAAGATGATATAAGGAAAATTTCTATAAAAAATGAGATCATAAATAAAGATCTTGAAAATAAAGAGATTAAAAAAATTATTGTTGTCAAGGGACGACTTGTAAACATAGTAGCTAAATAA
- a CDS encoding GTP pyrophosphokinase, protein MAINEWNDFLIPYEQAVDELKVKFKSIRREYRKRNEYSPIEFVTGRVKEISSIIDKANKLDIPLDRVGYEMEDVAGVRVMCQFVDDIETVVEIMRKRKDMQIMYEKNYITNVKASGYRSHHVIIKYPVNMSFGEKDILAEFQIRTLAMNFWATIEHSLNYKYKHEIPNNIKLKLKMAADAAFQLDEQMLEIKDEIKDAQRLFEVKSSLVSHIINNILTLSSMGKFAEATRYQTQINKLIEEGEVFELSSLLRDTERTLQMYK, encoded by the coding sequence ATGGCTATAAACGAATGGAATGATTTTTTGATACCATATGAACAGGCTGTGGATGAGCTGAAGGTTAAATTTAAGAGCATAAGGAGAGAGTATAGAAAAAGAAATGAATATTCACCGATAGAATTTGTTACAGGAAGAGTTAAAGAAATATCCAGTATAATAGATAAGGCTAATAAATTGGATATACCACTTGATAGAGTTGGTTATGAAATGGAAGATGTAGCTGGGGTTAGGGTTATGTGTCAGTTTGTTGATGATATCGAAACAGTTGTTGAAATAATGAGAAAAAGAAAAGATATGCAGATTATGTATGAAAAAAATTATATAACAAATGTTAAAGCAAGTGGATATAGAAGCCATCATGTAATTATAAAATATCCAGTTAATATGTCATTTGGAGAGAAAGATATCTTAGCAGAGTTCCAGATAAGAACACTTGCAATGAATTTTTGGGCAACTATAGAACACTCCTTAAATTATAAATATAAACATGAAATACCTAATAATATAAAGTTAAAGCTTAAGATGGCAGCTGATGCTGCATTTCAATTAGATGAACAGATGCTTGAGATAAAAGATGAGATAAAAGACGCCCAGAGGTTGTTTGAAGTGAAATCTAGCCTTGTCTCACACATAATAAATAATATTTTAACTCTCTCATCTATGGGTAAATTTGCAGAAGCTACAAGATATCAGACTCAAATAAATAAATTGATAGAAGAAGGAGAGGTATTTGAATTATCAAGTCTTTTGAGAGATACAGAAAGGACACTACAAATGTATAAATAA
- a CDS encoding DUF2225 domain-containing protein, protein MQNTKEYDNEEKETQQSKIEAQKKLIYDKTVTCPICQNTFKAKAVKTSAYRVQKKDPDFFIRYLRINPYFYDVWVCNDCGYSLIKSDFPKIRKYQIDAIKEKITPKWHSRTYPDVYNVDTAIERYKLSLINYHAMDAKASQKAMNTLKLAWMYRILDDKKNESNFLKQTLENFNYSYSNENFPICGMDQYTFEYLLGELNMKLKNTDEALKWFGNVITGIGTPYKIKDMAISQKDIINKMLNPKKDNISTDTQKNHNSNNKGFLSNLFK, encoded by the coding sequence ATACAAAACACTAAAGAATATGATAATGAAGAAAAAGAAACCCAACAATCAAAAATTGAAGCTCAAAAAAAGTTAATATATGATAAAACAGTTACATGCCCTATCTGTCAAAATACCTTTAAGGCAAAGGCAGTAAAAACTTCAGCCTATAGAGTGCAAAAAAAGGATCCTGATTTTTTCATAAGATATTTACGTATTAACCCTTATTTCTATGACGTATGGGTATGTAATGATTGTGGATACTCGCTAATAAAAAGCGACTTTCCAAAAATAAGAAAATATCAAATAGATGCAATAAAAGAAAAAATCACACCTAAGTGGCACAGCAGAACATATCCAGATGTATACAATGTAGATACTGCAATTGAAAGGTATAAGCTTTCTTTAATAAATTATCATGCAATGGATGCAAAAGCTAGTCAAAAGGCTATGAACACCTTGAAACTAGCATGGATGTATAGAATTTTAGACGATAAGAAAAACGAGTCGAATTTCTTAAAACAGACTCTTGAAAATTTTAATTATTCTTATTCCAATGAGAATTTTCCAATATGCGGCATGGATCAATACACATTTGAGTATTTACTAGGTGAACTCAATATGAAACTTAAGAATACTGATGAAGCCCTAAAATGGTTTGGAAATGTCATTACAGGTATAGGAACACCTTATAAAATTAAGGATATGGCTATCAGTCAAAAAGATATTATAAATAAAATGCTTAATCCTAAGAAAGATAACATCTCTACTGATACACAAAAAAATCACAACTCAAATAATAAAGGCTTTCTTTCAAATCTTTTTAAATAA
- a CDS encoding metallophosphoesterase, whose translation MALFAISDLHLDLKGNKPMDVFGSNWYKHDEKLKSNWEDRVKCEDTVLIAGDISWSINMEDGMQDLEWIHNLPGKKIMIRGNHDYWWSSITKLNGLYDDMKFIQNNFFLYDDYAICGTRGWVLPGTDNFSEHDQKIYNREIIRLKLSLESAKKQGINKFICMIHYPPVNEKLIESGFTQIFKEYEVEKVIYGHLHGSLSTSKAFNGELNNIEYILTSSDFLEFDPIKIL comes from the coding sequence GTGGCGTTATTTGCTATATCAGATTTGCATCTGGATTTAAAAGGTAACAAACCAATGGATGTGTTCGGAAGTAACTGGTATAAACATGATGAAAAATTAAAAAGTAATTGGGAAGATAGGGTTAAGTGTGAAGATACTGTGTTAATTGCTGGAGATATATCGTGGTCTATAAATATGGAGGATGGAATGCAGGATCTAGAATGGATTCATAATCTTCCAGGTAAAAAAATTATGATTAGAGGAAATCATGATTATTGGTGGAGCAGTATTACAAAATTAAATGGTTTGTACGATGATATGAAATTTATACAGAATAATTTTTTTTTATATGATGATTATGCTATCTGTGGAACAAGGGGTTGGGTACTTCCCGGAACAGATAATTTTTCAGAACATGACCAAAAGATATATAATAGAGAGATAATAAGGCTGAAGCTTTCGCTTGAATCTGCTAAAAAGCAGGGGATTAATAAATTTATCTGTATGATTCATTATCCGCCTGTAAATGAAAAACTTATAGAATCCGGCTTTACACAGATATTTAAGGAGTACGAAGTAGAAAAAGTAATATATGGGCATCTGCATGGAAGCCTGTCGACTTCAAAGGCATTTAATGGTGAATTAAATAATATAGAGTACATATTAACCTCAAGTGACTTTTTAGAATTTGATCCTATAAAAATTTTATAA
- a CDS encoding EscU/YscU/HrcU family type III secretion system export apparatus switch protein — protein sequence MDKRKKAAALRYEDGYEAPMVTAAGMGCIADKIIENAKNSNVPIVYNKELTDLLTNVDVGNAIPMDLYDAVAKVIAYVMSMDKKASK from the coding sequence GTGGATAAAAGAAAAAAGGCTGCGGCTCTAAGGTATGAAGACGGATATGAGGCACCAATGGTTACAGCTGCCGGCATGGGGTGTATTGCAGATAAAATAATAGAAAATGCGAAAAATAGTAATGTACCTATAGTATACAATAAGGAGCTAACAGATCTTTTGACAAATGTCGATGTTGGAAATGCTATTCCTATGGATTTATATGATGCGGTTGCAAAGGTAATAGCGTATGTTATGAGTATGGATAAAAAGGCGAGTAAATAG
- a CDS encoding ECF transporter S component, with protein MKRDKLNRLVKISLLSVIGFILMFIEVAIPIFPSFLQMDISDLPALIGSFALGPSAGVAIELVKNILHGVFDGKTAFIGELANFLVGSVLVFTAGYIYKMKKSKKTAVYGLISGSLLMTIAASILNYVIFLPLYEKVLNFPISAIIAMTSKINPAVTDLNGVIVWAIAPFNLIKGVILLVLTMVVYKSVSPILHDESTKELVKNN; from the coding sequence ATGAAAAGAGATAAGTTAAACAGGCTTGTAAAAATATCGCTGCTTAGTGTAATTGGTTTTATATTAATGTTTATAGAAGTGGCTATACCGATCTTCCCATCATTTCTTCAGATGGATATAAGTGATTTGCCAGCTTTGATTGGTTCCTTTGCTCTTGGTCCTTCAGCTGGTGTGGCAATAGAACTAGTTAAGAATATTCTTCATGGAGTCTTTGATGGCAAAACGGCATTCATTGGAGAACTTGCTAATTTTTTAGTCGGTTCTGTGTTAGTATTTACAGCGGGATATATATATAAAATGAAAAAGAGTAAAAAAACAGCAGTATATGGTTTGATTTCAGGTTCACTTCTTATGACAATTGCAGCGAGTATACTTAATTATGTAATATTTTTGCCTTTGTATGAAAAGGTACTTAATTTTCCTATAAGTGCGATAATAGCTATGACGAGCAAGATAAATCCAGCTGTAACAGATTTAAACGGTGTTATAGTATGGGCAATAGCTCCATTTAACTTGATAAAGGGTGTAATACTGTTAGTACTTACTATGGTTGTCTATAAGAGTGTGTCACCTATATTACATGATGAAAGCACAAAGGAACTTGTTAAGAATAACTAA
- a CDS encoding Tex family protein → MNNIIDKLSEEFKLNKKYTKNIVELLDSGNTVPFIARYRKEMTGSISDIVLRNLFERLTYLRNLESRKEDVIRLIDEQEKLTQDLENDILKCDTLTEVEDIYRPYKPKKRTRATIAEGKGLKPLSDIIWCGNFKDDIRKYALQFVDEEKKVRSAEEAIYGAVDIISEKISDNAEYRKWIRRFVNQNGIIETRGDSKESTTYEVYYDYKEAVKNIPAHRILAINRGEREKILSVKITCNLDSIIEYLKSRCMKDNKITDTYIEESIKDSLKRLIYPSIEREIRSELTEKGEEGAIRIFSENLKALLMQPPIKDKVVLGYDPGFRTGCKIAVLDDTGKLLDTATVYATAPQNDVEGSIKKLKELIYKYNVDVISLGNGTASRESEEVIMRLIEEVKKEKGRELYYVIVSEAGASVYSASELATEEYPDINVSLRGAISIARRLQDPLSELVKIDPKSIGVGQYQHDVSEKNLDESLKGVVEDCVNSVGVDLNIATPSLLSYISGINAAIAKNIVAYREENGKFKNRKELLKVKRLGQKAFEQCAGFLRVMESIDPLDNTSVHPESYEATKKLLKILDYSIESLKNNNLKDIDDKVRDMGIESLSKDLGIGIPTLRDIIREIKKPGRDPRDEMPKPIFKTGIIDINQLKPGMSLMGTVRNVADFGAFVDIGVHQDGLVHISQLSDKFVKHPLDVVKVGDIVNVTIIDVDIKRKRISLSMKN, encoded by the coding sequence ATGAATAACATAATTGATAAACTCTCAGAGGAATTTAAACTTAATAAAAAATACACGAAAAATATAGTTGAATTATTAGATAGCGGAAATACTGTTCCATTCATTGCTAGATACAGAAAGGAAATGACAGGTTCCATAAGTGATATCGTACTTCGAAATTTATTTGAAAGGCTTACTTATCTTAGAAATTTAGAATCTAGAAAAGAAGATGTTATAAGATTAATAGATGAACAAGAAAAATTAACGCAGGATTTAGAAAATGATATACTTAAATGTGATACTTTAACTGAAGTTGAAGATATATATAGACCATATAAACCAAAGAAGAGAACAAGAGCCACTATTGCTGAAGGAAAAGGACTTAAACCTTTATCTGATATAATATGGTGTGGAAATTTTAAAGATGACATAAGAAAATATGCATTACAGTTTGTAGATGAAGAAAAGAAAGTAAGATCTGCAGAAGAAGCAATTTACGGGGCCGTGGATATAATAAGTGAAAAAATATCTGATAATGCGGAATATAGAAAATGGATAAGAAGGTTTGTTAATCAAAATGGAATAATTGAGACCAGGGGTGATAGTAAAGAATCTACAACTTATGAGGTCTATTACGATTATAAAGAGGCAGTAAAAAATATTCCAGCGCATAGAATTTTAGCTATAAATAGAGGAGAAAGAGAAAAAATTCTATCTGTAAAAATAACTTGTAATCTAGATAGTATAATAGAATATTTGAAATCAAGGTGTATGAAGGACAATAAAATTACAGATACTTATATAGAAGAAAGTATAAAGGATTCACTCAAAAGGCTTATATATCCATCTATAGAGAGGGAAATAAGATCAGAGCTTACAGAAAAGGGTGAAGAAGGAGCTATAAGAATATTTAGTGAAAATCTAAAAGCTCTTTTGATGCAGCCACCTATAAAAGATAAGGTTGTGCTTGGATATGACCCTGGATTTAGAACAGGCTGTAAAATAGCAGTACTTGATGATACAGGTAAACTATTAGATACTGCTACTGTTTATGCAACAGCACCACAGAATGATGTCGAGGGCTCAATAAAGAAATTAAAAGAGCTTATTTATAAATATAATGTGGATGTAATATCGCTCGGAAATGGTACGGCAAGTAGGGAATCGGAAGAAGTTATAATGAGATTAATAGAGGAAGTTAAAAAAGAAAAGGGAAGAGAGTTATACTATGTTATAGTGTCTGAAGCTGGAGCATCTGTATATTCAGCATCTGAACTTGCAACTGAAGAGTATCCTGATATAAACGTATCCTTAAGGGGGGCTATATCAATAGCTAGAAGACTACAGGATCCATTGTCTGAACTTGTTAAAATAGATCCTAAATCTATAGGAGTAGGACAATATCAGCATGATGTATCCGAGAAAAACTTGGATGAATCGTTAAAAGGTGTTGTAGAAGATTGTGTTAACAGTGTGGGTGTTGATTTAAATATAGCGACGCCATCTCTCTTATCATATATTTCTGGTATAAATGCAGCAATAGCTAAGAATATAGTCGCATATAGGGAAGAAAATGGTAAGTTTAAAAACAGAAAAGAACTTTTAAAGGTTAAGAGATTAGGTCAAAAGGCATTTGAGCAATGTGCAGGATTTTTAAGAGTCATGGAAAGCATTGATCCCCTTGATAATACATCTGTACATCCAGAATCTTATGAAGCAACTAAAAAGCTGCTAAAAATATTAGATTACAGTATTGAGAGTTTAAAAAACAATAATCTTAAAGATATAGATGATAAGGTTAGAGATATGGGTATAGAAAGCTTATCTAAGGATCTGGGTATAGGAATTCCTACTCTTAGGGATATAATAAGAGAAATAAAAAAACCTGGAAGAGATCCAAGAGATGAAATGCCTAAACCAATATTTAAGACTGGAATTATTGATATAAATCAACTCAAACCGGGTATGTCATTAATGGGCACAGTTAGAAATGTTGCGGATTTTGGGGCATTTGTAGATATAGGAGTTCACCAGGATGGATTAGTTCATATAAGCCAACTTTCAGACAAATTTGTTAAACATCCGCTTGATGTAGTCAAAGTTGGAGATATAGTTAATGTAACTATAATTGATGTTGATATTAAGAGGAAAAGAATATCTTTAAGTATGAAAAATTAA